The following are encoded in a window of Harmonia axyridis chromosome 7, icHarAxyr1.1, whole genome shotgun sequence genomic DNA:
- the LOC123684849 gene encoding 60S ribosomal protein L22-like, with amino-acid sequence MDLGDFENYLKAKIKINNKLVNFSGKNGQHYVTLFKEKGTKLVLSAEMPFSKRYLKYLTKKYLKKNNLRDWLRVVASGKDSYELRYFQINDQDENEEEDNE; translated from the coding sequence ATGGATCTTGGAGATTTCGAAAATTACCTGAAGGCTAAAATAAAGATTAACAACAAACTTGTCAACTTCAGTGGCAAGAACGGACAGCACTATGTAACATTGTTTAAGGAAAAGGGAACGAAACTAGTTTTATCAGCTGAAATGCCTTTCTCTAAAAGGTATCTCAAATATTTgaccaaaaaatatttgaaaaagaacAACCTCAGAGATTGGTTGAGAGTAGTAGCATCAGGAAAAGATAGTTATGAGTTAAGATACTTCCAGATCAACGACCAAGATGAGAATGAGGAAGAagataatgaataa